A section of the Primulina eburnea isolate SZY01 chromosome 1, ASM2296580v1, whole genome shotgun sequence genome encodes:
- the LOC140809253 gene encoding uncharacterized protein yields the protein MTRGIYIALSDHLKKLSKKGEDKVFDFKLPDTHLSPVRDQGEFGLCSYIATIACIEVIYRKLGLQLSQEWNGLYYFNFNECVDHLYKQLSHLEKAEKLAMDTSKGARVDDVLLYVIRRGLLATTVCEDGRDMNHVAHFDNKAPRYHISCFRTLEHDEVLTCLEEYPVIAYISIHDSFLNWKKPIYYGALQNEDRNTWYTHAVLVVGSLNIERDGRKQPFLIIQNSYGIKHGFKGYVILPFEEKFFKCFWLPIINPQMMDLPYGKVEKVPTIPRKRKLTAGALGYLNCPDVCSEDEDDEDDSEDEKY from the exons aTGACCAGGGGAATTTACATAGCTCTCAGTGACCATTTAAAAAAGTTATCTAAGAAAGGAGAGGATAAAGTTTTTGACTTCAAATTACCAGATACGCATTTATCTCCCGTCCGAGACCAGGGAGAGTTCGGTTTATGTTCATACATTGCGACTATAGCTTGTATTGAGGTGATCTATCGAAAGTTGGGTCTACAGCTATCCCAAGAATGGAATGGCTTgtactattttaattttaatgagTGCGTTGACCATCTATACAAACAACTGTCTCATCTTGAAAAGGCAGAGAAACTTGCCATGGACACGTCTAAGGGCGCCCGTGTAGATGATGTTCTTCTTTACGTCATAAGGCGCGGTTTATTAGCCACAACTGTATGCGAGGATGGACGAGACATGAATCACGTCGCCCACTTCGACAATAAG GCACCTAGATACCATATTAGCTGTTTTAGGACCTTAGAACATGATGAGGTTCTTACGTGTTTGGAAGAGTACCCGGTTATCGCTTATATTTCTATCCATGATAGCTTTTTGAATTGGAAAAAG CCTATATATTACGGAGCGCTTCAGAATGAGGATAGAAATACTTGGTACACCCACGCTGTCTTAGTGGTAGGGAGTTTGAACATAGAAAGAGATGGAAGAAAGCAACCATTTTTGATAATACAGAATAGCTATGGCATTAAGCATGGTTTTAAAGGATACGTTATATTGCCATTTGAAGAGAAATTTTTCAAGTGTTTTTGGTTGCCCATCATTAATCCACAAATGATGGATTTACCATACGGTAAAGTCGAG AAAGTGCCTACTATTCCTCGCAAGAGGAAGCTCACTGCAGGAGCCTTGGG